The Scleropages formosus chromosome 11, fSclFor1.1, whole genome shotgun sequence genome window below encodes:
- the usp47 gene encoding ubiquitin carboxyl-terminal hydrolase 47 isoform X1, with the protein METVPGEETQLVPREDMFWSCRQTILEEMKKKFSQIENAGEEPRVLCIIQDTTNAKTVNERLTLNLPASTTVSKLFEDVALKAGYVNGSFHLAWGNMTDMVVLDQSSEMPLSDSGFEPGKKNFLQLTDKDGEQPQLASGESGTVDSSGLDDNTQDRFIGPLPRDGIVGCSNDYSSYSYASILKSETGYVGLVNQAMTCYLNSLLQTLFMTPEFRNALYNWEFEEGEEDPVTSIPYQLQRLFVLLQTSKKRAIETTDVTRSFGWDSSEAWQQHDVQELCRVMFDALEQKWKQTEQADLINQLYQGKLKDYVRCLECGYESWRIDTYLDIPLVIRPYGASQAFGSVEEALQAFIQPETLDGPNQYFCERCKKKCDARKGLRFLHFPYLLTLQLKRFDFDYTTMHRIKLNDRMTFPEELDMSPFIDVEDEKSPQTESCTDSGAENEGSCHSDQMSNDFSTDDAVDEGICLDSASSTERVLKPKSLLTFELFSVMVHSGSAAGGHYYACIKSFSDGQWYSFNDQHVSKITQEDIRKTYGGSSGSRGYYSSAFASSTNAYMLIYRLKDPSRNAKFLDAENFPEHIKRLVQKEKEAEEQEKRQREIERNTCKIKLLCMHPVKMVMMENKLEVHKDKTLREAVEMAYKLMDLEGLVPLDCCRLVKYDEFHEYLERSYEGEEDTPMGLLLGGVKSSYMFDLLLETRRPDQVFQTYKPGEVMVKVHVVSLKNETIASPVSVRAYLNQTVAEFKQLIAQATGLSADTMRVVLERCYNDLRLLYVPNKTLKAEGFFRSNKVFVESSDSADHQVTFTDSLLWKLLDRHGNTIRLFVSLPEQSPGLLANRTSYQKVGDESEDSFGGTKSSTKSVEAILEESTEKLKNLSLQQQQEQQDLGSSNSDSQNTSDVEHADSLSQEVSTASSASAVDNRELENRIQIVGGSGTASDPENQLPSEERSDSDVNNDRSTSSMDSDILSSSHSSDTLCNADSGPIPLANGLDSHSITSSRRSKAHEARKETWDTAEEDSGTDSEYDDSGKSKGEAQYLYFRAEPYCQEDGSGDSHKCLLVHVDKRITLATFKQKLEPFVGVPSSQFKVFRVYANNQEFESVRLNETLSSFSDDNKITIRLGRALKKGEYRVKVYQLLVNDPEPCKFLVDAVFAKGMTVRQSKEELLPLLREQCKLDLSIDRFRLRKKTWKNPGTVFLDYHVYEEDINISSNWEVFLEVLDEPEKMKSMSQLAVLTRQWRPSRMKLELFQEVVLESSSVDELKEKLSELSGIPLENLEFAKGRGTFPCDISVLEINQDLDWNPKVSTLNVWPLYISDDGAVVFYRDKTEEPMELSEEERNELMKKESSRLLKTGQRVNYSPRKEKALKIYLDGGPTKDPGQD; encoded by the exons GATATGTTTTGGAGTTGTCGACAGACTATTTTAgaggagatgaagaagaagtTCTCCCAG ATAGAGAATGCCGGCGAGGAGCCTAGAGTGCTGTGCATCATCCAGGACACTACCAACGCCAAAACAGTCAATGAGCGGCTGACCCTCAACCTTCCGGCATCCACCACCGTCAGTAAGCTGTTTGAGGACGTTGCCCTCAAGGCAGGCTACGTTAACGGCTCCTTTCACCTGGCATGGGGTAACATGACAGACATG GTTGTGTTGGACCAGAGCAGTGAGATGCCACTGAGTGATTCAGGCTTTGAGCCTGGCAAGAAGAACTTCCTTCAGCTCACCGACAAAGATGGAGAGCAGCCTCAGTTAGCATCG GGTGAGTCAGGCACGGTGGACAGCAGTGGCCTGGATGACAACACCCAGGATCGCTTCATAGGACCCCTTCCCCGAGACGGCATTGTGGGCTGTAGCAACGACTACAGCAGCTACTCTTATGCCTCCATACTTAAGTCGGAGACAG GGTATGTGGGCTTGGTGAACCAGGCAATGACCTGCTACTTGAACAGTCTCCTGCAGACCCTGTTTATGACTCCGGAGTTCAGAAATGCGCTCTATAA TTGGGAGTTcgaggaaggagaagaggacccagtcaCCAGCATCCCTTACCAGCTCCAGAGGCTCTTTGTCCTGTTGCAGACCAGCAAGAAGCGTGCCATCGAGACCACAGATGTGACTCGTAGCTTCGGCTGGGATAGCAGCGAAG CTTGGCAGCAGCACGATGTCCAGGAGCTCTGTAGAGTTATGTTTGATGCTCTGGAGCAGAAATGGAAGCAAACCGAACAG GCCGACCTTATCAATCAGCTCTACCAGGGAAAACTGAAGGACTATGTGCGCTGCCTGGAGTGTGGATACGAGAGCTGGAGGATCGACACCTACCTGGACATCCCGCTGGTCATTCGGCCCTATGGGGCCAGCCAGGCTTTTGGGAGTGTG GAAGAGGCCCTCCAGGCTTTCATACAGCCGGAGACGCTTGATGGGCCCAACCAGTACTTCTGTGAGCGCTGCAAGAAGAAATGCGATGCGCGAAAG GGCCTGCGGTTTCTACACTTTCCCTACCTACTGACACTTCAGCTAAAACGCTTTGACTTTGACTACACCACTATGCACCGCATCAAACTGAATGACCGCATGACCTTCCCAGAGGAGCTTGACATGAGCCCTTTCATCGATGTGGAAGATGAG AAGTCTCCCCAGACAGAGAGCTGCACAGACAGTGGAGCAGAGAATGAAGGCAGCTGCCACAGTGACCAGATGAGCAATGACTTCTCTACAGACGATGCTGTGGATGAGGGCATCTGCTTGGACAGCGCGAGCAGCACAGAGAGGGTACTCAAGCCAAAG AGCTTGCTGACTTTTGAGCTGTTCTCGGTCATGGTGCACTCGGGCAGTGCAGCTGGTGGCCACTACTATGCCTGCATCAAGTCCTTCAGCGATGGCCAGTGGTACAGCTTCAATGACCAGCATGTCAGCAAG ATCACGCAGGAGGACATCCGGAAGACATACGGCGGATCCTCAGGGAGCAGGGGTTATTACTCCAGTGCCTTTGCCAG CTCTACGAACGCATACATGCTCATCTACAGGTTGAAGGATCCTTCAAGGAATGCAA AGTTTTTAGATGCGGAAAACTTCCCTGAACACATAAAGCGCCTGGtccagaaggagaaggaggctgAAGAGCAGGAAAAACGGCAGAGGGAGATTGAGCGCAACACGTGCAAG ATCAAGTTGCTCTGTATGCATCCGGTGAAGATGGTGATGATGGAGAACAAGCTGGAGGTACACAAGGACAAGACGTTGAGGGAGGCCGTGGAGATGGCGTACAAG ctgatGGATCTGGAAGGCTTGGTCCCACTGGACTGCTGCCGTCTGGTCAAGTATGATGAGTTTCATGAGTACCTGGAGCGCTCTTATGAGGgggaggaggacacacccatGGGTCTGCTGCTGGGCGGAGTGAAGTCCTCATACATGTTCGACCTCCTGCTGGAGACCCGTCGACCTGACCAGGTGTTCCAGACCTATAAACCAGGAG AGGTCATGGTGAAGGTCCATGTGGTGAGCCTGAAGAACGAGACCATCGCCTCCCCAGTGAGCGTCAGGGCCTACCTGAACCAGACTGTTGCTGAGTTCAAACAGCTGATTGCTCAG GCGACGGGGCTTTCTGCAGACACGATGCGTGTTGTCCTGGAGAGGTGTTACAATGACCTTCGGCTCCTCTATGTGCCCAACAAGACGTTGAAAGCTGAAGGGTTCTTCAGGAGTAACAAG GTTTTTGTGGAAAGCTCAGATTCAGCAGATCACCAAGTCACTTTCACTGACTCACTTTTGTGGAAGCTGCTGGATCGCCATGGAAACACCATTAGACTGTTTGTTTCCCTGCCTGAGCAGTCACCTGGCTTATTGGCCAATAGAACTTCTTACCAAAAAGTGGGTGATGAATCGGAGGATTCCTTCGGAGGGACTAAGAGCAGCACTAAGTCTGTGGAGGCTATATTGGAGGAGAGcacagagaagctgaagaacCTGTCcctccaacagcagcaggagcagcaggatctGGGTTCAAGCAACAGTGACAGTCAGAATACCAGTGATGTCGAGCATGCTGACTCTTTGTCCCAGGAGGTGTCCACGGCGTCATCTGCTTCTGCTGTTGATAACCGGGAGCTGGAAAACCGGATTCAGATTGTTGGTGGAAGCGGCACTGCCTCAGACCCGGAGAACCAGCTCCCATCAGAGGAGCGCTCGGACTCGGACGTAAACAATGATCGCAGCACCAGCTCCATGGACAGTGACATCCTGAGCTCCAGTCACAGCAGCGACACATTGTGCAATGCCGACAGCGGGCCCATTCCGCTGGCCAATGGCCTGGACAGCCACAGCATTACCAGCAGCCGCCGCTCCAAGGCCCACGAGGCCCGCAAAGAGACGTGGGACACAGCTGAAGAGGACTCGGGCACCGACAGCGAATATGACGACAGTGGAAAGAGCAAGGGCGAAGCCCAGTACCTGTACTTCCGGGCAGAGCCCTACTGTCAAGAGGATGGTTCTGGAGACAGCCATAAAT GTTTATTAGTCCATGTCGATAAGAGGATAACATTGGCAACCTTCAAGCAGAAGCTGGAACCCTTTGTGGGGGTCCCATCTTCCCAGTTCAAGGTCTTCCGGGTTTATGCCAACAACCAGGAGTTTGAGAGCGTACGGCTAAATGAGACACTTTCCTCCTTCTCTGATGACAACAAG ATAACCATTCGGTTGGGAAGAGCACTGAAGAAGGGCGAGTATCGAGTGAAGGTGTACCAGTTATTAGTGAATGACCCTGAG CCGTGTAAGTTCCTGGTGGATGCTGTCTTTGCCAAGGGCATGACTGTAAGACAGTCTAAGGAGGAGCTCCTTCCCTTGCTCAGAGAGCAGTGCAAGCTGGACCTCAGTATTGACAG ATTCCGATTAAGGAAGAAAACATGGAAGAACCCGGGCACAGTGTTTCTGGATTACCATGTCTATGAGGAAGACATCAATATTTCCAGTAATTGGGAGGTCTTCCTGGAAGTTCTTGATG AGCCAGAAAAAATGAAGTCCATGTCCCAGCTTGCGGTGCTGACTCGCCAGTGGAGACCTTCCCGCATGAAGTTGGAGCTCTTCCAGGAGGTTGTACTGGAGAGCAGCAGTGTGGATGAGCTCAAGGAAAAG CTCAGTGAACTGAGTGGAATTCCCCTTGAAAACCTAGAATTTGCCAAG GGCAGAGGGACTTTTCCTTGTGACATTTCAGTGTTGGAGATCAACCAGGACCTAGACTGGAATCCCAAAGTGTCCACTCTCAATGTGTGGCCCCTGTACATCAGTGATGATGGTGCTGTGGTTTTCTACAG agaCAAGACGGAGGAGCCCATGGAGCTCTCGGAGGAGGAGCGCAACGAACTGATGAAGAAGGAGAGCAGCCGGCTGCTGAAGACGGGCCAACGGGTTAACTACTCCCCTCGCAAGGAGAAGGCGCTCAAGATCTACCTTGATGGGGGACCCACCAAAGACCCAGGGCAGGACTGA
- the usp47 gene encoding ubiquitin carboxyl-terminal hydrolase 47 isoform X5 encodes MFWSCRQTILEEMKKKFSQIENAGEEPRVLCIIQDTTNAKTVNERLTLNLPASTTVSKLFEDVALKAGYVNGSFHLAWGNMTDMVVLDQSSEMPLSDSGFEPGKKNFLQLTDKDGEQPQLASGESGTVDSSGLDDNTQDRFIGPLPRDGIVGCSNDYSSYSYASILKSETGYVGLVNQAMTCYLNSLLQTLFMTPEFRNALYNWEFEEGEEDPVTSIPYQLQRLFVLLQTSKKRAIETTDVTRSFGWDSSEAWQQHDVQELCRVMFDALEQKWKQTEQADLINQLYQGKLKDYVRCLECGYESWRIDTYLDIPLVIRPYGASQAFGSVEEALQAFIQPETLDGPNQYFCERCKKKCDARKGLRFLHFPYLLTLQLKRFDFDYTTMHRIKLNDRMTFPEELDMSPFIDVEDEKSPQTESCTDSGAENEGSCHSDQMSNDFSTDDAVDEGICLDSASSTERVLKPKSLLTFELFSVMVHSGSAAGGHYYACIKSFSDGQWYSFNDQHVSKITQEDIRKTYGGSSGSRGYYSSAFASSTNAYMLIYRLKDPSRNAKFLDAENFPEHIKRLVQKEKEAEEQEKRQREIERNTCKIKLLCMHPVKMVMMENKLEVHKDKTLREAVEMAYKLMDLEGLVPLDCCRLVKYDEFHEYLERSYEGEEDTPMGLLLGGVKSSYMFDLLLETRRPDQVFQTYKPGEVMVKVHVVSLKNETIASPVSVRAYLNQTVAEFKQLIAQATGLSADTMRVVLERCYNDLRLLYVPNKTLKAEGFFRSNKVFVESSDSADHQVTFTDSLLWKLLDRHGNTIRLFVSLPEQSPGLLANRTSYQKVGDESEDSFGGTKSSTKSVEAILEESTEKLKNLSLQQQQEQQDLGSSNSDSQNTSDVEHADSLSQEVSTASSASAVDNRELENRIQIVGGSGTASDPENQLPSEERSDSDVNNDRSTSSMDSDILSSSHSSDTLCNADSGPIPLANGLDSHSITSSRRSKAHEARKETWDTAEEDSGTDSEYDDSGKSKGEAQYLYFRAEPYCQEDGSGDSHKCLLVHVDKRITLATFKQKLEPFVGVPSSQFKVFRVYANNQEFESVRLNETLSSFSDDNKITIRLGRALKKGEYRVKVYQLLVNDPEPCKFLVDAVFAKGMTVRQSKEELLPLLREQCKLDLSIDRFRLRKKTWKNPGTVFLDYHVYEEDINISSNWEVFLEVLDEPEKMKSMSQLAVLTRQWRPSRMKLELFQEVVLESSSVDELKEKLSELSGIPLENLEFAKGRGTFPCDISVLEINQDLDWNPKVSTLNVWPLYISDDGAVVFYRDKTEEPMELSEEERNELMKKESSRLLKTGQRVNYSPRKEKALKIYLDGGPTKDPGQD; translated from the exons ATGTTTTGGAGTTGTCGACAGACTATTTTAgaggagatgaagaagaagtTCTCCCAG ATAGAGAATGCCGGCGAGGAGCCTAGAGTGCTGTGCATCATCCAGGACACTACCAACGCCAAAACAGTCAATGAGCGGCTGACCCTCAACCTTCCGGCATCCACCACCGTCAGTAAGCTGTTTGAGGACGTTGCCCTCAAGGCAGGCTACGTTAACGGCTCCTTTCACCTGGCATGGGGTAACATGACAGACATG GTTGTGTTGGACCAGAGCAGTGAGATGCCACTGAGTGATTCAGGCTTTGAGCCTGGCAAGAAGAACTTCCTTCAGCTCACCGACAAAGATGGAGAGCAGCCTCAGTTAGCATCG GGTGAGTCAGGCACGGTGGACAGCAGTGGCCTGGATGACAACACCCAGGATCGCTTCATAGGACCCCTTCCCCGAGACGGCATTGTGGGCTGTAGCAACGACTACAGCAGCTACTCTTATGCCTCCATACTTAAGTCGGAGACAG GGTATGTGGGCTTGGTGAACCAGGCAATGACCTGCTACTTGAACAGTCTCCTGCAGACCCTGTTTATGACTCCGGAGTTCAGAAATGCGCTCTATAA TTGGGAGTTcgaggaaggagaagaggacccagtcaCCAGCATCCCTTACCAGCTCCAGAGGCTCTTTGTCCTGTTGCAGACCAGCAAGAAGCGTGCCATCGAGACCACAGATGTGACTCGTAGCTTCGGCTGGGATAGCAGCGAAG CTTGGCAGCAGCACGATGTCCAGGAGCTCTGTAGAGTTATGTTTGATGCTCTGGAGCAGAAATGGAAGCAAACCGAACAG GCCGACCTTATCAATCAGCTCTACCAGGGAAAACTGAAGGACTATGTGCGCTGCCTGGAGTGTGGATACGAGAGCTGGAGGATCGACACCTACCTGGACATCCCGCTGGTCATTCGGCCCTATGGGGCCAGCCAGGCTTTTGGGAGTGTG GAAGAGGCCCTCCAGGCTTTCATACAGCCGGAGACGCTTGATGGGCCCAACCAGTACTTCTGTGAGCGCTGCAAGAAGAAATGCGATGCGCGAAAG GGCCTGCGGTTTCTACACTTTCCCTACCTACTGACACTTCAGCTAAAACGCTTTGACTTTGACTACACCACTATGCACCGCATCAAACTGAATGACCGCATGACCTTCCCAGAGGAGCTTGACATGAGCCCTTTCATCGATGTGGAAGATGAG AAGTCTCCCCAGACAGAGAGCTGCACAGACAGTGGAGCAGAGAATGAAGGCAGCTGCCACAGTGACCAGATGAGCAATGACTTCTCTACAGACGATGCTGTGGATGAGGGCATCTGCTTGGACAGCGCGAGCAGCACAGAGAGGGTACTCAAGCCAAAG AGCTTGCTGACTTTTGAGCTGTTCTCGGTCATGGTGCACTCGGGCAGTGCAGCTGGTGGCCACTACTATGCCTGCATCAAGTCCTTCAGCGATGGCCAGTGGTACAGCTTCAATGACCAGCATGTCAGCAAG ATCACGCAGGAGGACATCCGGAAGACATACGGCGGATCCTCAGGGAGCAGGGGTTATTACTCCAGTGCCTTTGCCAG CTCTACGAACGCATACATGCTCATCTACAGGTTGAAGGATCCTTCAAGGAATGCAA AGTTTTTAGATGCGGAAAACTTCCCTGAACACATAAAGCGCCTGGtccagaaggagaaggaggctgAAGAGCAGGAAAAACGGCAGAGGGAGATTGAGCGCAACACGTGCAAG ATCAAGTTGCTCTGTATGCATCCGGTGAAGATGGTGATGATGGAGAACAAGCTGGAGGTACACAAGGACAAGACGTTGAGGGAGGCCGTGGAGATGGCGTACAAG ctgatGGATCTGGAAGGCTTGGTCCCACTGGACTGCTGCCGTCTGGTCAAGTATGATGAGTTTCATGAGTACCTGGAGCGCTCTTATGAGGgggaggaggacacacccatGGGTCTGCTGCTGGGCGGAGTGAAGTCCTCATACATGTTCGACCTCCTGCTGGAGACCCGTCGACCTGACCAGGTGTTCCAGACCTATAAACCAGGAG AGGTCATGGTGAAGGTCCATGTGGTGAGCCTGAAGAACGAGACCATCGCCTCCCCAGTGAGCGTCAGGGCCTACCTGAACCAGACTGTTGCTGAGTTCAAACAGCTGATTGCTCAG GCGACGGGGCTTTCTGCAGACACGATGCGTGTTGTCCTGGAGAGGTGTTACAATGACCTTCGGCTCCTCTATGTGCCCAACAAGACGTTGAAAGCTGAAGGGTTCTTCAGGAGTAACAAG GTTTTTGTGGAAAGCTCAGATTCAGCAGATCACCAAGTCACTTTCACTGACTCACTTTTGTGGAAGCTGCTGGATCGCCATGGAAACACCATTAGACTGTTTGTTTCCCTGCCTGAGCAGTCACCTGGCTTATTGGCCAATAGAACTTCTTACCAAAAAGTGGGTGATGAATCGGAGGATTCCTTCGGAGGGACTAAGAGCAGCACTAAGTCTGTGGAGGCTATATTGGAGGAGAGcacagagaagctgaagaacCTGTCcctccaacagcagcaggagcagcaggatctGGGTTCAAGCAACAGTGACAGTCAGAATACCAGTGATGTCGAGCATGCTGACTCTTTGTCCCAGGAGGTGTCCACGGCGTCATCTGCTTCTGCTGTTGATAACCGGGAGCTGGAAAACCGGATTCAGATTGTTGGTGGAAGCGGCACTGCCTCAGACCCGGAGAACCAGCTCCCATCAGAGGAGCGCTCGGACTCGGACGTAAACAATGATCGCAGCACCAGCTCCATGGACAGTGACATCCTGAGCTCCAGTCACAGCAGCGACACATTGTGCAATGCCGACAGCGGGCCCATTCCGCTGGCCAATGGCCTGGACAGCCACAGCATTACCAGCAGCCGCCGCTCCAAGGCCCACGAGGCCCGCAAAGAGACGTGGGACACAGCTGAAGAGGACTCGGGCACCGACAGCGAATATGACGACAGTGGAAAGAGCAAGGGCGAAGCCCAGTACCTGTACTTCCGGGCAGAGCCCTACTGTCAAGAGGATGGTTCTGGAGACAGCCATAAAT GTTTATTAGTCCATGTCGATAAGAGGATAACATTGGCAACCTTCAAGCAGAAGCTGGAACCCTTTGTGGGGGTCCCATCTTCCCAGTTCAAGGTCTTCCGGGTTTATGCCAACAACCAGGAGTTTGAGAGCGTACGGCTAAATGAGACACTTTCCTCCTTCTCTGATGACAACAAG ATAACCATTCGGTTGGGAAGAGCACTGAAGAAGGGCGAGTATCGAGTGAAGGTGTACCAGTTATTAGTGAATGACCCTGAG CCGTGTAAGTTCCTGGTGGATGCTGTCTTTGCCAAGGGCATGACTGTAAGACAGTCTAAGGAGGAGCTCCTTCCCTTGCTCAGAGAGCAGTGCAAGCTGGACCTCAGTATTGACAG ATTCCGATTAAGGAAGAAAACATGGAAGAACCCGGGCACAGTGTTTCTGGATTACCATGTCTATGAGGAAGACATCAATATTTCCAGTAATTGGGAGGTCTTCCTGGAAGTTCTTGATG AGCCAGAAAAAATGAAGTCCATGTCCCAGCTTGCGGTGCTGACTCGCCAGTGGAGACCTTCCCGCATGAAGTTGGAGCTCTTCCAGGAGGTTGTACTGGAGAGCAGCAGTGTGGATGAGCTCAAGGAAAAG CTCAGTGAACTGAGTGGAATTCCCCTTGAAAACCTAGAATTTGCCAAG GGCAGAGGGACTTTTCCTTGTGACATTTCAGTGTTGGAGATCAACCAGGACCTAGACTGGAATCCCAAAGTGTCCACTCTCAATGTGTGGCCCCTGTACATCAGTGATGATGGTGCTGTGGTTTTCTACAG agaCAAGACGGAGGAGCCCATGGAGCTCTCGGAGGAGGAGCGCAACGAACTGATGAAGAAGGAGAGCAGCCGGCTGCTGAAGACGGGCCAACGGGTTAACTACTCCCCTCGCAAGGAGAAGGCGCTCAAGATCTACCTTGATGGGGGACCCACCAAAGACCCAGGGCAGGACTGA